GGGCGGCCACTTTGGCTTGCTGCTTTTCACTCAATACCAGGGTGTACTGGCCAACTGTCAGGCCAATTTGCCCCTCTTTTTCTACCAGCGTACTCGGTTTGATGTTCATTTCCGGTGCGCCAATAAAACCTGCAACAAACATGTTGGTAGGGTAGTGGTAAAGATTGTCCGGGGTATCAACTTGCATGATATGGCCCAGTTTCATTACACAGATCCTGTCACCCATCGTCATGGCTTCAGTCTGGTCATGGGTAACATAAACTGTTGTTGCTGCTTTCCCGCTTTTTTTCAATTGCTTATGCAAATCTGAGATACGGATACGCATTGATGCACGCAACTTGGCATCGAGGTTCGACAACGGTTCATCGAACAAGAAAACATCAGGTTTTTTCACAATCGCACGGCCTACTGCCACACGTTGTGCCTGGCCACCTGACAACTGGCGTGGCAGCCTGTCCAGCAGATCTTCCAGCTCCAGAATTTTGGCTGCTTCTGCAACTTGTGCTTCAATCTGATCTTTTGGCAGCTTGCTCAGTTTCAGGCCAAAGGCCAGATTCTCTTTCACTGTCATGTGCGGATATAACGCATAGTTTTGGAACACCATGGCAATACCACGTGATTTAGGCGCCAGATTATTAACGACCCGATCACCAATTCTAACTTCGCCATCACTGATGGTTTCCAGACCTGCCAACATGCGCAGGGTGGTGGATTTAGCACAGCCTGATGGACCAACAATGACCATAAACTCGCCATCATGGATTTTCAGATCAATGCCATGAACCGCGCGGAAA
The sequence above is drawn from the Yersinia intermedia genome and encodes:
- a CDS encoding ABC transporter ATP-binding protein, with product MAEVIFNKLGKVYSNGFRAVHGIDLKIHDGEFMVIVGPSGCAKSTTLRMLAGLETISDGEVRIGDRVVNNLAPKSRGIAMVFQNYALYPHMTVKENLAFGLKLSKLPKDQIEAQVAEAAKILELEDLLDRLPRQLSGGQAQRVAVGRAIVKKPDVFLFDEPLSNLDAKLRASMRIRISDLHKQLKKSGKAATTVYVTHDQTEAMTMGDRICVMKLGHIMQVDTPDNLYHYPTNMFVAGFIGAPEMNIKPSTLVEKEGQIGLTVGQYTLVLSEKQQAKVAAHAGEKVFFGVRPEFIRMSQQPFANNHSQGELVRVENMGHEFFLYIKVDDFELTCRLPSDEARPIIESGLHRTVYFQFDMDKCHIFDAKTEKNISL